In Trichomycterus rosablanca isolate fTriRos1 chromosome 2, fTriRos1.hap1, whole genome shotgun sequence, the genomic window CACTCATTATCAGACTCAGCTCAGGTGTAGCGTGTCGGTCTGATCGTACCTCCCTGGGCTTTGTGCAGGTACTACAGAGGAGCGGTGGGAGCTCTGCTGGTCTATGACATCTCCAAACACCTGACCTACGAGAACGTGGAGCGATGGCTGAAGGAGCTGTACGACCACGCCGACCCTCACATCGTCATCATGCTGGTGGGGAACAAAAGTGACCTGGCGGCTCAGCGCACCGTACCGACCGAGGAGGCGAAAGCTTTCGCAGGTACAAAGACCTGAGTCCTGGTACACCTAAATCCCAGAGCATCAGCAGTGCAGAGTCAAAAgtaaaaagacaaataaatgtaaagatAAATATAGAGCTGCTGCAGGAAGAGGACGCAGGTGTATTCAGCCTCCTGTGAGAAGTGAGGAGGATGGTTAGAGAGGCAAACACAGCAGCAAATGTACAATCAGATGCCCACTTCACTTCAATAAATGATGTTTACTTTCCTCTAACCACAAAGTATCTGGACTAGACAAACTGTATCTTTAGAACAGGGTttcatggtcagatgagacaaagtACTGCTGGAATTTggtgtaaaaataataacagttcTACAGAGAAcctgatttaaataaaataaaagtgtagAGGAGTATTTGTGAAAAGAGTTTGAGGGCAGTTTGCTCTCCTGTGAGCCTTGTTATGTGCTATACATGACATTACGGACTTCATAAAGTACCAGGAGAGTTTAAATGATCAGCACCAGATCATCCAGCAGGAAAAGATCCGAAACATTCCTTCAAATCCAGGGGAGCACGGAATGGTCCAAAGCACATTAAAAAGGTAAAGGAACCTGGAGGAGACACTCTCAGAGCATCTCAAGCATTACAGATGAAGACTCAGTGCTGATATGCTGGCAAAGATGATTAttaaacatatatataaactaATCATGATAATTTCACTCGTCTTTAACAGGGTGCCAGTAATTCTGGTACTGACTGTAATCAAACTTGTGATGTTaaacttattatattattattttatttctttatgttttttataCAGAAAGTAAAGGTTTGCTCTTCATGGAAACTTCGGCCCTCAACTCCACCAACGTAGAACTAGCGTTCCTTCATGTCCTAGCAGGTACAGATTTCTATGTTCAAAAAAAGTTTACAGACACTCGTAACAGACGTTTTTCAGTGCtggaattatttattttttatgcaaatttcctcccaatttagtcatatcgaATTCCCTGATGGTATCCCCTGCACTAAAATAGTACTACATTAAATAACCTGAATATTTAtctacttttaacttttattttgtatttttactcagAAATCCATAAGAAGGTGGCGAGTAAGCAGGTCACCCGTGGGTCCATCAGCGCTGTAACTTTGGGCACCACAGGGCCGATGGGTGAAGTTATGGAGGAACGCAGGAGCTGCTGCAAAAAACAGTGATCATCACACAactggatttattattataatattattattattaacattattatggGATGAGTACGATCCTCACACAGACATCATCAACAAGATTTCTACACTATAGCAGTGATTAACAGTACCGGGTTGTGTTCCAATACTGTTCTAACGCCCTCCTCCACTTCTCCCCTCGGTTGAGGTCCTGATCCTCTGTGATGCTGCTTCCTTTATTGTACAGTTTGTACATTCTGGCTTTAATTGAGCAATCAGTGAGAACTGGCAACACTACCAAAACAGTTGTAAATATGGGCGTGGTGCGGCTGGGTGTGTGAAATTTCAGAGAAAAGCAGACGTTATGGTGCAATAATTAATTCAGTCCTGACGTCCCGGCTTAAAAACAGCTTCAACCAGCTTAAGGTTTTCTGATTTCCTCCACTGGTTTAGCTGGCACAGCCTGACCAGCATCCAAAACCATTCAGAAACCATCAAACCAGACCAGTCTGAGGGGCAGAAGGGTGAGAGGAGGCGACTCCAGTACCTTCAGCTTCATAAACACAGTTTACCTGTTTGTCTTCCTCAGCCCTGTATATAGAGATGAAACATAAACATGTTTGTTCATGCCTGTGTGGCCCTCAGTTCTCCCACAGGGGCCCCTTGTTCTTAATGTTGGTGGGCAAATCAAAGTGACTCGTGTGAACATCAATACAAAGCTGGCAAGGATGCAGTGTAAAACAGTACTGGAACACAAAACCTGATGTATGttggtcactgttgggcccttgagtgaggcccttaaccctcaattgttcagactGTATTTGGTCACAGATATAATAGTTTTTGTATTAAAGTGTCAGCAAAACGCCAAAAATGATGCATTTGTCTTGCTATAAATGTATACTTTATTTAAACTGTATGCAAATCATTTCtattcactatatggccaaaagtatgtggacaccccttttatttactgaggtttagtgtttcagccacatccattgcATTCATATCTATATGGCTTACACTATAatctcaggtgtccacatatttttggccatatagcataTTTACGCAAATATATAATCTGATATATTGAAATTTGgaggtttttttaatttattcctgTGATGCCCAAAATGTCttctcacatacatacacaaacacacacatgcagcatATCAGTctgatttataaataaaatgtttataatcTCACATTCTCAAACCATCAGAaaagtgtttattaaaataacagTATTTATAAATCATTGTGTGGTg contains:
- the LOC134327779 gene encoding ras-related protein Rab-25-like; its protein translation is MDLGYNFVFKVVLIGESGVGKSNLLSRFTKSEFNHDSRTTIGVEFSTRSLQLDGVTIKAQIWDTAGLERYRAITSAYYRGAVGALLVYDISKHLTYENVERWLKELYDHADPHIVIMLVGNKSDLAAQRTVPTEEAKAFAESKGLLFMETSALNSTNVELAFLHVLAEIHKKVASKQVTRGSISAVTLGTTGPMGEVMEERRSCCKKQ